Proteins encoded within one genomic window of Paraglaciecola psychrophila 170:
- a CDS encoding DEAD/DEAH box helicase yields the protein MFNKTNLQAALSKQTWAKGLRLYQLNHVVSAALDEQVLRGSVRSESKRNETYLTRFEFDESKSRAQAYCNCYLKYDCKHAAALAHHYLENMHVSSASNNMIEEWLNKFSTQESLVFQQEKGLLYFLNQNSYAPNDYLQLGVQSSSLKKNGGWSRTLTYENLDSYLIKQPYVDDQDVQIISSVIRSQNYSNAIHSHKLLKLLVSTGRCFWKNGADLSRQISLGESLKANWQWQTRSAVHKLDLVLEINNPDITLIKSQPISYYNSKTNHLGLVETDLNSEFDVQFLHSPTFSEEKMPWVLSKLDMTLGDLAQKLPKPKLKKEFTLARPVPHIRLTTPNENQAYNTQLSLLFAYQGHLVSPFKKQPQLPSQKDEANIYRDFAFEKMIMESLKTWKFIPQLQSITTNKGFDDGYMMMLQGRQLNLSFLHNQLPQLKKQGWQVEYDDSFHYQELDTDSVFDANVEQKEGHDFFSIGLNLNIDGQSVAAFPILISALEQLPKDILLNDQSYIDNDEKVFVNLSGGKFIALRYQSIRPLLKQFVELVMPGVLQDDGTMRLSRFQGHQTLSELDNQGIITQGANKLRHLAEKLRNFNAIQPVPIPKLLLADLREYQHQGLNWLQFLREYELNGILADDMGLGKTIQTLSHLLVEKEQGRLTGPSLIIAPTSVLFNWAKEIDKFTPSLSYIVINGAKRQENFETLDQYDIVITSYPLMLKDAEVHQQHIYYYLILDEAHYIKNPKTKLYKAMLTLKAEHKLCLTGTPMENHLGEFWAQFNFLLPGFLAGYQQFSRLFKTPIEKHNDHERKVMLNQRIKPFILRRSKTLIAKELPEKTIIIQTLKIEGKQAELYESVRLTMDSRLKEIIAAKGLQRSQIEILDALLKLRQVCNHPQLLSLPSAKSIKQSAKLEFLMETLPEMVEEGRNVLIFSQFTSMLALIETELVASNIPYVKLTGSSKNRQEIVEQFQSGKVPVFLISLKAGGVGLNLTAADTVIHFDPWWNPAVENQATDRAYRIGQDKPVFVYKLIIENSIEEKILQIQNKKAELANALLSEEVSQGNLSLTNDILDTLLAPLT from the coding sequence ATGTTTAACAAAACAAACTTGCAAGCAGCTTTAAGCAAACAAACTTGGGCAAAAGGATTAAGACTTTACCAATTGAATCATGTTGTTAGTGCCGCTTTAGATGAGCAGGTTCTGAGAGGCTCGGTTAGAAGTGAATCTAAGCGAAATGAAACGTATTTAACTCGTTTTGAATTCGATGAAAGTAAAAGCCGGGCTCAGGCATATTGTAATTGTTATCTTAAATATGATTGTAAACATGCTGCTGCATTGGCCCACCATTATCTTGAAAATATGCATGTTAGTTCGGCATCAAACAACATGATTGAAGAATGGCTGAATAAGTTTTCAACTCAAGAATCTTTAGTATTCCAGCAAGAAAAAGGACTGTTGTATTTTCTTAACCAGAACAGTTATGCGCCTAATGACTACTTACAACTGGGAGTTCAAAGTTCTAGCTTAAAGAAAAATGGTGGTTGGAGCCGAACTTTGACCTACGAAAATTTGGATAGCTACTTGATTAAACAACCTTATGTGGATGATCAAGATGTGCAAATTATTAGCTCCGTGATCAGAAGTCAGAATTACTCTAACGCTATTCATTCGCATAAGTTATTAAAATTGTTGGTCAGTACTGGGCGATGTTTCTGGAAGAATGGCGCAGATTTAAGTCGTCAGATTTCTTTGGGAGAGTCTTTAAAAGCAAACTGGCAGTGGCAGACACGCAGTGCAGTGCACAAGCTTGATCTTGTACTAGAAATAAATAATCCTGATATTACATTGATAAAGTCTCAGCCTATTAGTTACTACAATTCTAAAACTAATCATTTGGGATTGGTTGAAACAGATTTGAATAGTGAGTTTGATGTGCAGTTTTTGCATAGCCCGACTTTTTCTGAAGAGAAAATGCCTTGGGTGTTAAGTAAATTAGATATGACACTTGGTGATTTAGCACAAAAATTACCGAAACCAAAACTTAAAAAAGAATTTACTTTAGCCCGGCCCGTGCCGCATATACGCTTAACTACGCCGAATGAAAATCAAGCTTATAATACTCAACTCTCATTGTTGTTTGCTTATCAAGGGCATCTTGTTAGCCCTTTTAAAAAACAACCTCAATTACCCTCGCAAAAAGATGAAGCTAACATTTATCGCGATTTCGCTTTTGAAAAGATGATCATGGAGTCGCTCAAAACCTGGAAATTTATTCCTCAATTACAATCTATCACTACAAATAAAGGCTTTGATGATGGGTATATGATGATGTTGCAAGGGCGTCAGCTTAATTTATCCTTTTTACACAATCAGTTGCCACAGTTGAAAAAGCAAGGCTGGCAAGTAGAGTACGATGATAGTTTTCACTATCAAGAGTTAGATACTGATAGTGTATTTGATGCCAATGTTGAGCAAAAAGAAGGGCATGACTTTTTCTCCATTGGTTTGAATTTAAATATCGATGGTCAGAGCGTGGCTGCTTTTCCTATATTAATCAGTGCATTAGAACAACTTCCGAAAGATATTTTGCTAAACGATCAAAGCTATATCGATAATGACGAAAAGGTGTTTGTTAACCTTTCAGGTGGAAAATTTATTGCGCTGCGTTACCAGAGTATTCGGCCCCTACTTAAACAGTTTGTTGAATTAGTCATGCCTGGCGTGCTGCAAGACGATGGCACGATGCGTTTGTCACGATTTCAAGGTCATCAAACTCTCAGTGAATTAGACAACCAAGGCATTATCACCCAAGGTGCGAATAAATTGCGCCATTTGGCCGAGAAGTTACGTAATTTCAACGCGATCCAGCCAGTCCCCATTCCCAAGTTATTATTGGCGGATTTACGTGAATATCAACATCAAGGATTGAATTGGTTACAGTTTTTGCGAGAATATGAGCTGAATGGTATTTTGGCTGACGATATGGGCTTAGGTAAAACGATTCAAACACTCAGTCATTTGTTAGTTGAAAAAGAGCAAGGTCGGTTGACCGGGCCTAGTTTAATTATTGCCCCTACCAGTGTGCTATTTAATTGGGCGAAAGAAATAGACAAGTTTACGCCTAGCTTGTCTTATATCGTAATTAATGGGGCCAAACGCCAAGAGAATTTTGAAACGTTAGACCAATACGATATTGTGATCACCAGTTACCCTCTGATGCTAAAAGACGCTGAAGTGCATCAGCAGCACATTTATTACTATTTGATTTTAGACGAAGCTCACTACATTAAGAATCCTAAAACGAAACTCTATAAAGCGATGTTGACACTCAAGGCCGAGCATAAGCTATGTTTGACAGGTACACCCATGGAAAACCATCTGGGTGAATTTTGGGCTCAATTTAACTTTTTACTGCCTGGCTTTTTAGCGGGTTATCAACAATTTAGCCGTTTGTTCAAAACGCCAATAGAAAAACACAATGATCATGAGCGTAAAGTTATGCTCAATCAACGTATCAAACCCTTTATATTAAGGCGCAGCAAAACACTCATTGCGAAAGAACTTCCTGAAAAAACGATTATCATACAAACCCTAAAAATTGAGGGAAAACAAGCCGAGTTATATGAGTCTGTGCGTTTAACGATGGACTCTCGTTTGAAAGAAATCATTGCCGCAAAAGGCCTACAGCGTAGTCAAATCGAAATTCTGGATGCGCTATTAAAATTACGTCAAGTCTGCAATCATCCACAGTTACTTTCTTTGCCAAGCGCTAAGTCGATTAAGCAATCCGCTAAGTTAGAGTTTTTGATGGAAACCTTGCCAGAGATGGTTGAAGAGGGCAGAAACGTGCTGATTTTCTCGCAGTTTACTAGCATGTTAGCGTTAATAGAAACAGAGCTAGTTGCCTCTAATATACCCTATGTAAAGCTCACAGGCAGTAGCAAAAATCGCCAAGAGATAGTTGAACAATTTCAGTCTGGTAAAGTGCCAGTATTCTTAATTAGCTTAAAAGCGGGTGGAGTAGGTCTGAATTTAACAGCCGCTG